Below is a genomic region from Raphanus sativus cultivar WK10039 chromosome 4, ASM80110v3, whole genome shotgun sequence.
CCACCAATCTCTCTTAAATCAAATTTAGAATTCTTAAGCATCTATATAAATCGAGTTCTCTCAGAAAATAAAACCATtagaaaagcaaaaaaaaaaaaaaaacatttaaattttcaaaaaaaaataaaaaagaaataaatcacTCTAATTCTCTTCTTTTCCATCTAAACAAGAAAATGGCAAAATTTCCATTAGGAATATGTCTAATGTTTATGATAACAACAAGTACCATATATGAAGTGCAGGGACATTTTTTATTAGACCATTACTTGACGAAAATTCCTAAATTATCCAGCGAGTTCGAACCTTTCGCTTTCAAGggtataaatagttttatagacCACCTTGAAGGTTTATGTCCCCTGAAGGCGGACTACAAGGAGTTCTTCACAAAGCTGAAGGATTTCATGGCCTTCATAAACTCAGCTTCAGGGTCGTCTTCAGAGTTTCATTCTCAGTTGAAAACAAAATCTGAAGAGCTCTTCAAGGCTATCACTAAAATGGGTGGCAAAGCAGGACCATCGGTAAgagtttatgtttttgttattaacAATATGAACACATTTGAGTATATTAGAACATGCATATGCCCATTGTCgccttttatgttttgttttggggTTTTGTGGTAGGCACATACAAGCAAATTGATAGAATGTTTGATGTCCATGGGAAAAACTTTGGCTGAGTACAAGAGGAGTGGTTCACAAACACTGACAAGTGAACAAAAGACAGAGCTGGTCTCATCAATGTCGAAATGGGCACAAGTGATCGGTCAGTTTGTGAAATCCGTAACTGAGAAGAGTGGTGGCGGTAATATTGATCTCAAATCCCTTGGCTGTGGAGGTGGAACCTCGGTCAACGTCGCTTCCTCCATGAGAGCAGCTGGAAGCACTGGTAGCAGTGAAGCTTCAAGCTCCATGCAAGGTGAAAGCTCTGCTGAGGCCGGAAGTACAGCTGAGGCTGGAAGTACAGCTGGTGCCGGTAGTGGAGCGGGTGATGGTGAAACTCCTGGTGCTGCTGGCCCCAGTGGAAGCCCAACTGATGTTAGCTCAGCTGAATCAGGAGAAAGTTCCAAGGATGAAAGCTCTAAGGATGAAAGGTCCAAAGATGAAAGCTCCAAAGACAAAAGTTCCAAAGATGAAAGCTCCAACAAAGATGAAAGCTCCAAAGATGAAAAGGATGAAAGCTCCAAAGATGAAAAGGATGAAAAGGATGGAAGCTCCAAAGATGAAAAGGATGAAAGCTCCAAGGATGAAAGCTCCAAAGATGAAAGCTCCAAAGATGAAAAGGATGAAAGCTCTAAGGATAAAAGTTCCAAAGATGAAAGCTCAAAGGATGAAAGTTCCAAGGGTGAAAGCTCAAAGGATGAAAGCTCCAAGGAAGAAAGTTCCAAAGGTGAAAGCTCCAAAGATGGAAGCTCAACTGGATCAGAAGAAAGTTCCAAGGGTGCTAGTGGTGCAAGCTCTAATGAAGAAAGCTCTACTGAGACCCAAAGTGAAACTGGTGCCGAAAGTGGAGCATCTGCCGGTGCCCCGAGTGGAGGTCCAACCTCTGGCGATGCTGGTGCTGGTGGTCCAAGCGGAAGTTCATCTGATATGTCGGCAGGAGGAGCAACCGGAAGCACTTCAGGCAGTGGGAGTGCAACTTCGACTCAAACCTCTGCCGAAGGAGAAAGTGCAATGAATAGCGGAGCTTCTTTCTCGGACACTACAGGTGGTAGCGGCACGGAAGCTCCCGCCAGTAGCCCCTCTGgttcagcttcagcttcaggTAGTAGTGAAGCCTCCTCCTTAAGTGGAGACTCATCTTTGCAAGCTGGAAGTTCATCCACCGGTGCCGCAAGCGGAAGTGCAACTGATGTCTCCGCCCAAGGAGAGAGTTCGATGAAGGGAAGCATCGCAACTCAAAAAAGTTCTGCTAGCTACAAGAAGTCACACAAAGAATCCTCAGACCAGAGCAGCTTCAAGCATTCCTCACAGGAGATAAAAGCCGGCTCTTCTTCAAATTAAACTCGTCGGTTCTCGGACCAAATAGGTCAAACACatattaaatacaataatttttaataaagcaATGGCCCTGCTGAATTACAGCAGCGAGCTGTAGAATGTTTTTGCTAAATACTAGAGAATTATCGACATGCGTTAGCCTTACTgcatgcataatttttttttctactttaaATGCCGTtgtaaaatatgaatatga
It encodes:
- the LOC108852387 gene encoding uncharacterized protein LOC108852387, encoding MAKFPLGICLMFMITTSTIYEVQGHFLLDHYLTKIPKLSSEFEPFAFKGINSFIDHLEGLCPLKADYKEFFTKLKDFMAFINSASGSSSEFHSQLKTKSEELFKAITKMGGKAGPSAHTSKLIECLMSMGKTLAEYKRSGSQTLTSEQKTELVSSMSKWAQVIGQFVKSVTEKSGGGNIDLKSLGCGGGTSVNVASSMRAAGSTGSSEASSSMQGESSAEAGSTAEAGSTAGAGSGAGDGETPGAAGPSGSPTDVSSAESGESSKDESSKDERSKDESSKDKSSKDESSNKDESSKDEKDESSKDEKDEKDGSSKDEKDESSKDESSKDESSKDEKDESSKDKSSKDESSKDESSKGESSKDESSKEESSKGESSKDGSSTGSEESSKGASGASSNEESSTETQSETGAESGASAGAPSGGPTSGDAGAGGPSGSSSDMSAGGATGSTSGSGSATSTQTSAEGESAMNSGASFSDTTGGSGTEAPASSPSGSASASGSSEASSLSGDSSLQAGSSSTGAASGSATDVSAQGESSMKGSIATQKSSASYKKSHKESSDQSSFKHSSQEIKAGSSSN